A genomic segment from Nitrospirota bacterium encodes:
- a CDS encoding NUDIX hydrolase, with product MMIKNIFDGRVLQLNLERALLPDGRSVDLEIIRHPGGACALPVHDDGNIILIRQYRHAAGGIIWELPAGRINDNEGPEFCARRELIEETGYEAGNMEKIGEFFSTPGFCTELLHIYLATQLAPCKHEPEDDEYIEIEKLPFATALQMVFSGEIKDSKTMIALLLAKDRFSKKL from the coding sequence ATGATGATTAAGAATATTTTCGATGGAAGGGTTTTGCAGTTGAATCTTGAAAGGGCCTTATTGCCTGACGGGAGGAGTGTTGATCTGGAGATCATCAGACATCCAGGAGGTGCCTGTGCTCTGCCGGTACATGATGACGGCAATATCATACTGATCCGCCAGTACCGGCATGCAGCCGGTGGCATTATATGGGAGTTGCCCGCCGGGAGGATTAACGATAACGAAGGGCCTGAGTTCTGCGCCAGGCGTGAACTTATAGAGGAAACCGGCTATGAGGCAGGAAACATGGAAAAGATCGGGGAGTTCTTTTCTACACCAGGTTTTTGTACAGAACTGCTCCATATTTATTTAGCCACTCAATTAGCCCCCTGCAAACACGAACCTGAAGATGACGAGTATATAGAGATCGAGAAACTTCCATTTGCAACAGCACTTCAAATGGTATTCAGCGGGGAAATTAAGGATAGCAAAACGATGATTGCACTGCTTCTTGCAAAGGATAGGTTTTCTAAGAAGCTATAA
- a CDS encoding PIN domain-containing protein, with amino-acid sequence MKYRIFLDTNVFIYAFEFPESNSNKIIGLLNQGLLEVVISERVLKEVQAYFKKFYNKDLAGFYRDYLLRTCTVVFSTDVKKEMVKYRELIKDKDLEQLAVVKKFGIKFLVAYDRDFDGIEEYITPQAFIKEMSIKAAASCY; translated from the coding sequence ATGAAATATAGGATCTTTCTTGACACCAATGTTTTCATCTATGCCTTTGAGTTTCCTGAAAGTAATTCGAATAAAATAATCGGTCTTCTTAATCAAGGACTACTTGAAGTGGTAATCTCTGAGAGGGTACTCAAAGAAGTGCAGGCATATTTCAAAAAATTCTATAACAAGGATTTGGCAGGCTTCTATAGAGACTATCTGTTGAGAACCTGCACGGTTGTGTTTTCTACTGATGTCAAGAAAGAAATGGTTAAATACAGGGAGTTGATTAAAGATAAAGACCTTGAGCAACTGGCAGTTGTGAAAAAGTTTGGCATCAAATTCCTGGTGGCATATGATAGGGATTTCGATGGAATTGAAGAATACATCACTCCACAGGCATTCATAAAAGAGATGAGCATTAAAGCGGCAGCCAGCTGTTATTAA